Genomic window (Mya arenaria isolate MELC-2E11 chromosome 16, ASM2691426v1):
GATTTCCGGCACATAATTGGtattttttccaaacaaaaaaataaacaacaaaagtagttttaatcattttaaatgtttttaacgtCTTATGAAGATAacagtttatcaataattgacAATTGTTGCCGAAAAACAGTACACAAAAAAATGagtgaaaattaaacaaaaaacttCTTTCCCTCCTCCCTTAGTTTTAGATATGACCAAACAGTTATAAAGATTAATCTTTCCTAGCCTGACTTTCTTTGCGCATTTGGGGAACTATGTTACGATCTCAACACACAGTTACCTTAAGGTTATCTTGCCGAATGGTTGCGATTTAGATTTAAAGGTTACCGAACACTTATTGTTTGATCGTGGATCATGTATTTTCTCAAACAAATGTACCATTGTGAATCAAATGAATAGCGCTTATTAAACGAAAACAGCAAAAGACGAACAGTTTTGACGTAATTGCACAATTAAGAACAAAATGTGCCCCCATTATGCACCAGTGGCAAGCTAGGTCACACCTATTTAAATTGGGAGTCTGGCGATGTCCAACTTAAAATGTTAGCAACAAAGgggtatttttttcatttggacATTTCTATACATGTTTACTTGTTATACGAGTTTGTCAATACCATTTACATGGACTACCTTAAATATCTGCTCACACATACAAGTAAATCTAGCTAGGCATCGGTATATATCcgtatgtaaaatgtatttgtttcgaTATATTTAAGGGAAGCCACTGCGTCTATAGAAGAAAACTTGCAGGAGTCACAAAACCATTGACTGCCGCTGAAACGAGACttaccaaaaacaaacaaaatggcgtcgGTTAAAGTTCAGGTTGAATACTggtaaacaaaacacataatttaTCTGTATTTCTTATCTTTGAAGCAATGTTTGACCATGTTGtatgtgtttcttttatttcatacaattaaaaaaagtctGCTTCATTAAGATTTCTACGCATGATagcttttaaatttaagttattttagaaatgttcgCGCTATAAATATTCAAGATTTTAAAGTAAGTTCTTAATAATTACAACGGAATTGGGCTTCTCTTCCTTTATGTACAATATTATGTATGACAATGAAGCCTAGACGTTGGGTAGATTTACTTCACTTGTTTATAGTGTCAAGTTGacaaccatatatatatatatattgcactTTAAACAGTCTTGCTGTTaagctagcttttatagcaaCATGGTATTGATTGCGTATAGGGTTCAGGCCTACGTTCTTACTTACACTTAATTTTGAAAGATAAGCTTGTAAGATGTTAGATAAGCTTGTTGTCTAAAAAGCACAAGCCTGAAACACTTCATTCGAAAATATTAAAGgctgtattgtttgttttttcagtggAAGCTGAGGTCACTTCCCTCGGTTTAGGCGTCTGATGGAGGACATCCTCTCAGAGTTGCCAGAAACCGAGGTGGTTGGAGATGTCGGGAGAAACCGTAAGTGTCTTTGAGCATTGTTTTACAGTTTCATGTATGAATGCCGGAGTAAAGTCGGAGGAGTTAATGTACAAATTAACTTGTTATTTTCAAAGCAATATGTCATTCATTGGAACATActagcatatatttttttaaatagttactcaataaaaccatttttaactTGTATCTTGTAATTAACAACTTAGTTAATGTTTTGGCTGCAAAACACACttgagaaattcaaaaaatgatttgttttgttttcagagtCATTTGAGGACTCAATTAATGGACAGCTGGTGTTCTCAAAACTAAAGACATATGGGTTCCCCAAAGCACAAGATGTAAGttcataaataatgataataataataataaaatctcaCAGATATAGAATAAACAGAAATAGTTATGTTCAGTCGTCAAtgaaaacttcagggacaagctCAGATGAActaaatgtataaacaccatCAACAGACCACACACTCATCAAAGCTTTCAAGTCAGCTGACAGAACTCCTCAGGCATTTTCCTTCGAAAACAACCAAATATGCatatggatggtttacaatgtcagaaattttcacatttaacaacgctgcaagtagatcacaTACTAATATCAAATTAGCAGTTAAACCTAAAAACTTTACTTCAAGgaatctttatttaattatgcaataatacactgaGAATTTGCATTTAGTAATACAAATAACGCTCTATTTACTGAGCTTACAGTCAGGATAACATGTATACTCTCTGTTTGTATAGTTATTCAACAAATAGCCAAGCATATGGAAAATGACATCAATTAAAGTCATCTGGGTATAAACCAACTTCATTGTTCAGTGGTACCTGTTAtgtattttcagtttatttaGGATACtaagaacaacaacacaagGGCCCAAACCCCTGCCATAAAGTGTAGAATTGGaagtcaataataataatcacaaatagtgaaatgtattatttatttttatatcatgaaGGCATCCAAAGTTGAGTTGAAGTTGGTTTCTATATTTGGAAATGTCTGGAAATTACAGATTCAAAGTCAGGGGTATACAGCATAATAAgtgatatgtgttttatatttttagataaTAAGGGGAATCCAGAGAGCAGCACAATGGGAGACATGCCAGGAAATATTGATTCAAAGTCAGGGGTAGTAACCATAATCAGTCATTTGATCTTAATTTTCtgataataaaagaaattcagaGGGCTGCCCAAGGGGAGAAATGCCAGGAAATAGTTGATGCAAAGTCAGAGGTATTAACCATATTCAGTCATTTGATCTTAATTTTCAGATAATAGAATAAATTCATAGGGCTGCCCAAGGGGAGAAATGCCAGGAAATAGTTGATGCAAAGTCAGGAGTATTAACCATAATCAGTCATTTCTCTTTACTTTCAGATAATAAATTAAATCCAGAGGGCTGCCCAATGGGAGAAATGCTAGGAAATAGTTGAATTGAAGTAATAACTATTAACCttaattatagatatatattctttattttcagattattaAGGAAATTCAGCGGGCTTTACAAGGGGAGAAATGTCAGGAAATAACGGATTCCGAGTCCCCCTGGTGTGTCTTACTCTAATCCTGTGTGCCTACTACACAAACGCCTAGCCTGTAATTAACAGAAACACATGCACACTCAAATATACCAGTGGTTTAGATGACAAACTACAAGGAGGATGGTTggacacaaacaacaaaatcagcattaattgtttattaaaatatcagtcaAGTAAATTGAAGCATGCTAATGCATGGGAAAAAGACATAACATGAAAATAcctttttgatgttttaaatgacttttGAATAAACCAGTGATGTAAGAGGaagttttaacaaatgtatGGAATGTTGTGTACAGAAATactttataacatacatttgtaCTTATTTGAATTACATCAAATTCCTGATTAATATACATCAGCATGGGGACCTGTGTTTCCCACATCATTTGTGTGTTACTGTTGCCCGTATCATTCAAGCGCTCACCCTAAAGGTCAAGATTACAATTATAAGCCATTTGGTTCTCATCAGACAAGACAAAATCGGAGTCATTTGACAATATCCTGTGACTGccattgtcaattttatttttcacaaatagcATTCATTTTAGTACCACataaattgtgttaaataactGTTGTGTTCTTGAGATGATGTGTTTCTCCTTTTTACAGGCCTTGTAAATGTGTAAGGGATATTTCAAATCCAAATTTTCAGTTAAATACTATACAAGCGCATGAGGAAACTTAGCTAAACAATTGAAGCTATTTTTctgattaatatttttgataaatatttttgatgttAGTATTTGAGTGATTGTCAGGGattcaaatatttccttttttaaagtatttttattatacagaAGATATATACGTTCATGTTGCAATTACATTGTGTTGTTCatatacattcaaatacatgtatatattttgttttcaataattatacattggTTTCATACCTTATTATTGTAAATTCCTTTTCTTTATAGACCACCTTTTCTGGTTTGattcaatattaatatattatttttgatatttgtaattatgatgtgtttaaaaatgatgtataaCTATCAAAgttgcatttaataaatgtattatgtaaGAAAATCAAATGTAAAGAGAAAAgatttatgatttatcattCTCAAACATTTCTGTGCAATTAAACGGGTTTCTGTTGAAACTTTCTACTTCAAggattgtttctgtagtttttcatataaatatcaaggTTTTTCAAAGATCGattcaatatgaaaaataactgttttgataaattactGTAATTGCCAAATATTTAATCAGTAAAAGTGTACTTGCCGTTGAAGGGTCGGTCTCTCACAAAGGGTTCATGTTGGCACGTTTTTCTATTTCGAAATCTGACCATGCATGTATTAAGTTGTTTTAGATAATTTGTAATGATTTCCAAACCAACATTCTTTTTTAGTGGTCtatattatattgtgtaaactacatGTTCCCTCAAATGGGGTCAGTCACTATTCATATTTACCGcatcacctgattaaaatcaataactgcTGACAgctgattttttaaattaaatgttcagGTAAACATAAGAAATGATGCCTTCTAATTGGACAAATTATAACGTTGACCACTTATCATGAACAAACACTTGCATTTAGCAATTTAGGCCTAAAATTAGGCTAGCCTTCCCCGCATTGTGCAAAACTATGGAttacaaataaacttataattatgtattcaaaattgtttcaaacatatttgaaataattaacgATTTCTAGCTGAAAAGACAAgatacttaaagtgacactcttattcaaaatcaatacatacacatgtataacaaacaaaattttgagtgacgaacctttaacttcttacttaaaaatgcatttatgataAGTATTTATTACGGATGGCCAGATTGAAACTGTATATTAAATAGATTGGTACCcaaaaattttaaatgattattgagtgctaaaatatatacagtGTGATCTGCTACCatatcataaggtagaaatactgtgttttctgcaccattatttcaaattaactCTGCATCTTTCATAacaatcattgtttttgacgtGTATTCAtcgttattttgtttattaaaacaatattattaatcgtggtaaatgtcattttttctcaaCTT
Coding sequences:
- the LOC128221330 gene encoding migration and invasion enhancer 1-like, whose amino-acid sequence is MEDILSELPETEVVGDVGRNQSFEDSINGQLVFSKLKTYGFPKAQDIIKEIQRALQGEKCQEITDSESPWCVLL